The Prionailurus bengalensis isolate Pbe53 chromosome A3, Fcat_Pben_1.1_paternal_pri, whole genome shotgun sequence genome includes a window with the following:
- the PI3 gene encoding elafin — MRPSSFLVLAVFLILGTLAAQAAVIGQGTDKGRVLVKGQDPVRGQDPVKTKDLLKVPVSTKPGSCPNILMRCAMMNPPNRCLRDTECPGAKKCCQGPCGLACLDPR, encoded by the exons ATGAGGCCCAGCAGCTTCTTGGTCCTGGCGGTGTTCCTTATCCTTGGGACTCTGGCAGCACAGGCGGCTGTCATAG GGCAAGGCACAGACAAAGGTCGTGTTCTGGTCAAAGGACAAGATCCGGTTAGAGGTCAAGATCCAGTCAAAACCAAAGATCTGCTCAAAGTTCCAGTGTCCACTAAGCCTGGCTCCTGCCCCAACATTCTGATGCGGTGCGCCATGATGAACCCCCCTAACCGCTGTTTGAGGGATACCGAGTGCCCCGGGGCCAAGAAGTGCTGTCAGGGCCCTTGTGGGCTGGCCTGCTTGGATCCCCGGTGA